CCCATGACAACAttgtttgtgcctttctattCTTTATTCGATTCTGAAATTTTACCTCAACGGATGCCTTCGTGCTCGTGCTCAATCCGTCCTTCGAAAGCGTCAACATACCATTGAAACCCAAACACAAGAGATTGCAACCCTAAAGGATCAACTCGTTATAGGAAAACAAGAGAACAAGAACTCGTAAAGATCAAGAACCtacttcaaactgatatacaaCGTCTCACCTATCGCCTTGATAGATCAAAGAGTCAGCTCGCCCTAACACTACGTAACCCATCTCACGTGATACGACCCCTAATCGAAAGTTGATAGTACAGATTGAAACTGAGAAGGATCTTGCTCACCGCtctctttatcaacatgaagacctttctagcaagcaagaacgttacatctccaagcttcatggtgatatggatagaatgcaagaacaacataactatatgcaccttgtcatggaaaacatggaagaagaagaagaagaagaagaagaagaagaagaagaagcacctatggaagtagtggaaaaaagaacagtgatgatgaagagatgataAGGTAGGCTAGACTGGTATTATGGTTATATGATACGAtaagtgtagaacccgtaaatcagtctacgtataagccatacataattctagatttttaaaaattaaattgacttcattgcatgattattttaatgcatttctttgaagttaattattttattatttcattgcagtagtttgatttttcagttatttcagtgaggccggactggagttggagttttgagatagaatttaagatttgataaatatttccagactttattttagctagcaagtaagttaatttaagttaataaggaggtttgaggatttaatttaagttacttgaggtgattaagaaataagctcatttaagttacttaattaagggattagttcactaaattatttaaaggataggtgaggcttttaagggttataaatttagtaactaaacaacatttttcccttcatttttattgtaaGATTTCGGCCCCTAGATGATTAAGCAACAtgccttgccaactcatcaccctttgacccattcctgGTTGAATTAGCATAATGATCTTTTTAATTCttggtccaccttaattaagtaaatatttagCATTTTCCTAGTCTAATAAACTCAAGAATTCGGCCACACTATTCTAGAAGCATCCAACAAAGATTTGttagcaaaccacaattcaaattcaaatttgagggagacttggtcttgatttggccttatattttgcaccattcTCCTCCACTCTTTTAACCACTTATTCCCCCTCCTtaccaccgaaattcagagtgtattCAGAggtaaaatcgtgagtcttagctagagagaaaggaagaaaaaaccgagagcaagaaagaaaacaaaagaaacgttccactcctccgtgccgcgtcgtcgtcgtttcgttcgttttctttcgaaacgaaaccaggcatgtctagatttctttcaaacctcaatcaagtcatattaaaaGAAAGTGTAGATAAGATCTTTATCAATATTTACatagatttttcaagatttcaatatcatcaaggaataaaaatattttatttcttttcttttgatatttttttctttgaagtcttgtaaattcatcttttattccaaatttaatcattttcctcttttattcaaatttacaattattaatttaattaagcacataattagggataaaaatattagataatggaaaatattattaaataaaatccctaaaattttttcaagatttggccttatcagTCCCCCCACACTTAGCCTTTGTTCGTCCTCGAGcaaatcaaaaaaataaaaaaattatgaaggAATATTCTATGATTCACCACACAAAATGACacaatcaacacttttcaaCCTACCAAATTCCGTCACACTCAATCAAAATATCACActttgaaaatcataaaattcacaTTCGTTGCAACTTCCAAATTAAAGcattcactagaaaagatcaagataatgagacgtgtgtagtgtggaagtcaaaactcatattcctcaaaggtgttttagttcaaggagtgctcatattttctggtttttttttcttttcataaaGAAACTCTCCATAAGCTTGTCTTTCATATCTTTCCCAACTAAATGTTGGAGGAATATGACCCGGTCAATAGGTCTTTTCAAGCTTGTAATGTTAGGccacggctcacggctacaataaaggtagggaattcaaaatgagagaaaataaacaatttaatcatATAGCTCACTCTTTCATCTCTTATATTCCCCCCTTATTGATAttcatcatcctccatcaaCTTTTTTCATCTTCCCCCATTATTTTTCTCTTTTGCTTCAGTTTTTTTTTCCAATCCTTAACGACATTCCCTTTTAAATTTTTCAATCACCACATCAATATTCCTCCttcctttcttttttttattatgtatCTTTTCATCAATCCCTTTCTCattcttcatgattttttttttcaaactcttccaatttttcttatcaatCAGCACATGagagttattgaaaattttaatgcgctaaagagtttatttctctcaaaattaaggtagaggaatagtgtatgagctaaaattgggtagttgatgtgggattttgaAGGAATACGAATGGGGGCTAACTGTATGTCTTTGacacactccattcgattttttataggctcaaaatggggtactagggatgtaaatgatgcattgggtaggctcgaaaggctcaaatggtccaaagatcgcctaaatcatccctaagtcattttcctccgtattttcgcctcgaaagataatcagacaagttctagattgtttcttttctttctcttttttttcgattttttttaatgagccCACCTCTTGCCaattcacaattaattcatataaGTATGACTTAAAATGCATAGATGATGTCTCAAACATGATACAAAACTAGTTTGTGCTCAAATCCTTCAGCTACAACTACAgctcatctcaatcaattctaggTATGATGTAATTTCTTGAGTGTTCAAAAATATAGAAAGTCAATTAGTGTATCATGTAATCACTAGTGCGGTTTCTCAAAGAATaaccaaaaaaaattcatgCTCGAGGATTAAACATTGAAGCACATGCTAAGTGTGGTGACGTGAAACAAAACACAAATCAAATCCCCCCACACTTTAGATTTACATTGCCCTCAGTGTCATGCCATTCAAAAAGAATATAGAATTTGATGTAGAATAGCAAGAAAAAACTTCCCTGACAGTGTTGCTTTGAGATCCATGAAGTGCTCTATGGGGCTGGTAAAATTCCTCCATGCctgtaaaattttatttcaacagtttAAACTTTCCAGAGTGTGAATCATCTTGCTTCATTCCAATACTTcctacacacaccaaaatcacAGAGGATTAAACtaacaaaatgaaaaaaaaactaataaaataaaactaaataaaataaatcactgggttgcctcccaacaaGCGCTAAATTTCTTGTCTATAGCTAGACAACTCCCTTTAGAAATTAGTTCGGTTCATGCAAAGGAGTACTCGGCTCCTCTTGCTCCACAATTCCTTCATGAAAAATTTTCAGTCGATGTCCATTCACCTTAAAGGGATTTCCAGAATCTCCACGGATTTCTACAACACCAAATGGAAAAACTTCAGTAACAGTAAAAGGTCCGGACCATTTGGAACGAAGTTTACCTGGCATGAGTTTCAAACGAGGGTTATAAAGAAGAACTTTTTGTCCAGACTCAAATTCCCTGTGCACAATCCTTGCATCATGCCGCTTCTTTGTCTTTTCCTTGTAGATTTTCACATTCTCATATGCATCAAGACGAAATTCCTCCAGCTCATTGAGTTGTAGAAGACGCTGATCACCTGTAGCTTGCACATTAAAGTTCAAAAATTTAGTAGCCCATAATGCCCTATGCTCTAGTTCAACAGGAAGGTGACAAGCTTTTTCATAGACCAAACGAAAAGGGGAAGTTCCTATAGGGGTTTTGAATATTGTTCTATATGCCCACAATGCATCATCCAATTTACTAGCCCATTCCTTCCTCGAAGATCCGACGGTCTTCTCAAGAATTTTCTTAATCTCCCTATTTGACACTTCTACTTGACCActggtttgaggatgataaggtgtTGCCACCTTGTGCGTGACCCCATATTTAGCCAAAAGAGATTCAAAATGAAGATTACAAAAGTGTCTTTCTCCGTCGCTAATAATGGCTCTAGGTGTGCCAAatcttgcaaaaatatttttctttaaaaattggaTCACAACATTAGAGTCATTGGTTCTACAAGCACTTGCTTCCACCCACTTGGATACGTAATCCACagccaccaaaatatatttatttcctaACGAATCTGGAAAGGGCCCCATGAAATCAATTCCCCACACATCAAACAATTCACAgactaaaatattattcaatggCATTTCATGTCTACTTGAAATATTACCAACACGTTGGCATTCATTGCAATTCAAAACATAAGTATGTGCATCCTTGAACAGTGTAGGCCAGTAGAATCCAGCTTGAAGGATTTTTGTAGTAGTTTTACTTGCCCCAAAATGTCCTCCAGTTGGACCACTATGACAATGAGAAAGTATAAAACTTACCTCTTCCGCTGGAATACACCTACGAATAATGCCATCTGCACAAATTCTAAACAAAAGAGGATCTTCCCaaagataatattttaaatctgaAAAGAACTTCTTTTTCTGCTGATATGTAAGATGAGAAGGAATAAATTTGCATGATAAATAATTGACAAAATCAGCATACCATGGTAAATTAGAGATGACATAAAGTTTCTCGTCAGGAAATTCATCTCTAATTACATACTTACCTTCCTCGGGCTTATCTAATCTCGATAGATGATCAGCAACTTGGTTTTCAGTCCCCTTGCGATCCACGATCTCTATGTCAAATTCTTGCAGCAGAAGGATCCATCTTATCAATCTTGGCTTGGCATCCTTCTTATTTAAGAGATACTTCAAAGCTGAATGATCCGTGTGGACTATCACTTTACTCCCTACAAGGTATGACCGAAACTTGTCCAAAGCAAAAAAGACAGCCAACAACTCTTTTTCTGTAGTAGCATAGTTTAATTGAGCTCCTGAAAGTGTCATGCTTGCGTAGTAGATTACATGCAAGAATTTGTCCCTCTTTTGCCCCAAAACAGCCCCTAAAGCAATATCACTTGCGTCACACATGAGTTCAAAAGGTAGATTCCAATCTTGTGCGACAATGATCGGCGTGGTggtcaacttttgctttaataCCTGAAAAGCTTGTAAACAATCCTCAGAAAAAACAAAAGGAACATCTTTCATTAGCAAATTAGTTAAAGGCTTGgtaatactcgagaaatccttGATAAATCGCCTATAAAAAACCTGCATGCCCAATAAAGCTATGAATTCCTTTGACATTAGTAGGAGGAGGAAGCTTTTCTATTATCTCTACCTTAGCTCTATCCACTTCAATACctttttcagaaattttgtgACCAAGGACAATTTCTTCCCTTACCATGAAATGACATTTCTCCTAGTTAAGTACAAGATTTGTTTCTTCACATCTCTTTAGCACTTTTGATAAATTAACCAAACAAGAGTCGAAGGAAGAATCAAAAAcagaaaagtcatccatgaaaacctCAATATACTTTTCAACCATATCATGAAAAATCGACATCATACAACGTTGAAAAGTAGCAGGAGCATTACACAAACTAAATGGCATTCTTTTATAATCAAATGTACCGTAAGGACAAGTAAAAGTTGTATTATGTTGATCTTCGGGGTCTATTGGGATTTGCATATATCCAGAATAACCATctagaaaacaataaaaagtaTGACCTGCCAAACGCTCTAACATTTGATCAACAAAAGGTAAGGGGAAGTGATCCTTTCTTGTGACATCATTCAATTTGCAATAATCAATACAAACACGCCACCCAGTCACAGTTCTAGTGGGGATTAATTCgttattttcattttcaacGACAGTGATTCCCCATTTCTTAGGAACAATATGcacaggacttacccacttgATATCGGATATAGGAAAGATCATACCTGCATCAGGGAGTTTGATTACCTCCTTTTTGACGACCTCTTGCATAGCTGGATTCAATCTCCTTTGAGGTTGAGTAGTGGGAGAGTGCTTCTTctccattaaaattttgtgcatgcacatGGATGGACTAATCCCCTTGATGTCAGCTATGCTCCATCCAATGGCACATATGTGATCCTTCAGCACTCTCAAGAGCTTAACTTCCTCATCACCTGTCAAGGAAGAAGAAACAATTAATGGAAGtttatttttttccttcaaaaataaatattttaaatgaggcGGAAGTGGTTTGAGTTCGAGGAATGGGGGTTCTTCTATGGAAGGTTTAAGTGATTTTGGAATATGTCTCAGCTCCCCAATCTTCGAATTCAACGATCTTGGCTGTGGCTTTGATCCCTCCAAGAAGGTCATACATTCCTCCACCTCTTCTCTGTCTGATTCCGTGGACTTTGGGTTCACCAAAAGCTTTTCCAGTGGGTCTTCAATTAAAGTATCCTGCACACTGCACtcaacaatatcatcaatagTATCAATTCTATAACAATCAGAAGGTCCAACAGGATATTTCATACTACGAAAAACATTAAAAGTTACCTTCTCATCGTTCAACCTCAAAACTAACTCACCTTTTTGCACATCTATGAGAGCTCTTCCAGTAGCTAAGAAAGGACGACCTAAAATTAGGGGGATCTCACGATCCTCCTCCATGTATAGCACAACAAAATCAACtagaaatataaatttatcaacTTTAACCAAAACATCCTCTATAACCCCTCTCGGATATTTAATTGACCTATCAGATGCAAGTTGAAGGGAAatagtggttggtttaactTCTCGAATCCCCAATTTCTCAAAACAAGAATAAGGCATAAGATTTATGCtagcaccaagatcacacaatGCCTTGTTAAAATTAGAATTTCCTATAGTGCAAGGAATGGAGAAACTACCTGGATCCTTAAGCTTAGGAGGTAATTTATTTTGCAGAATAGCTGAACATTACTCAGAAAGCTTAAcagtttcaaaatcaacaagtttcctctttttagtcaaaatatctttcaagaatttagcATAATAAGGCATTTGAGCCAAAGCCTCTACAAAAGGAATATTTATGTGAAATTTCTTACAAACTTcaagaaatttcgaaaattgttgATCCAATTGTAGTTGCCTTGCTCTTTGAGGAAAAGGAAgtgtattaatatcaatattatcattagAATCAAATTCCTTACCTTTCTTACCTGTCTTCCGTGTAGGGGTGGTGTGAGTGTTCTGTTCCTTAGCACCTTCTGTCTTTGATTCCACTCCTCCATCATTCTTTGCCTCCATATCTGTAGAATTCTGCCTCTTTGGTTCCTCTTCCTCGGCCTTGATCACTGTACTCACTGCATTCACTCCTTTCGGATTTTTCTCAGTATCACTTGGTAGTGTTCAAAGGGGTCGATTTGCTAATTGATTGGCTATTTGACCCATTTGAGCATCCAACCTTCGTAAGATAGCATCATGATTCTGCAGTCTCGTCTCCATTCCCACAacatgtttcatcataaaatcctcATAAATTGGTCTTTGATCTTCTTGCTTGAATCCTGGAGGTGCTGTAGGTACAAATAATCCTTGTTGTCTCATTTGTTGAGGAATGGGTAGTGGAGGAATATGTGTTGGGTTAAGGGAATTCTCCGTATTCTTCCAAGACAAATTAGGGTGATTCCTTCCATCTTGGATTGTATGTGGAACTGTATGGATTGGATTGCTGTCTCCATTGATTCCCCACAAAATTCACTGCTTCTTCATCAAAGATGGGTTGTTCCTCGATGAATATTCCTTGGACCTGATTTGCTTGATTTGATTTCAGCTGAGAGAATTGATGGGCCAACCCATCAATCTTAGCAGTAAGTGCATTCAACACATCCATTTCAAGAACTCCAGCCTTCTTTTCTCGTTTAATATCTGTCCAACCCGCACTATTTTCagccatattttaaattattttcgtGGAGTCTTCCTGTATAAACTACCATTGGCTGCCGCATCTAGCATGGAACGCACAGAAGGATCTACTCCGTAATAGAAAATCTGAACTTGTTCAGATGAAGAGAAATCATGTTGAGGACACCTCCTTAACATCTTTCTAAATCTTCCCCAAACTGTATGTAGTGTCTCCCCATCCTTTTGGCGAAAAGATGAAATATTCATACGCAGTTGTGCTAGCTTGGTGGGTGGAAAATattgattcatgaacatttccacCAAACCATTCCATGTAGTAATAGAGCCAGCTGGTAGATCTCTAAGCCATTCTGCTGCTTCACCATGCAAAGAGAAAGGGAATAGTCTCAATCTTATGGCATCCGTGCTCACtccattgaatttgattgtgtcACAGATAGATAGAAATCCCTCCAAATGTGCATTAGGATCCTCGGTCTGCGATCCTCCAAATCTCACTTGATAttgtatcatttgaatgattGATGGTTTCAACTCAAAATTATTTGCTTCCACATTAGGACGAGTAATGCTTGAACCATAAACTCCAGTAGTTTGTCTAGTAAGATCATAGACAGTGCGATCATCCTCCTCGTTCTCCATTGCTTCAATCCCTGCTGTTTCAATTTTTCCCTCTTGTTTTAATTGTTCTTCCATGTCAAAGTCTAAGGATTTCTCACTTTGTGCTCTACGTCTCCGTCGAAAAGTATTATCaatctctggatcaaatggcTCCAATTCTGTCTTTCCTTTAGCACGGCTCATGCACACTAAGATAATccctgaaaataaataaacaaacttTAAACGTACGAATATGcgtaaaatcaacaaaattaaataaaaagctaatctcaagaaaataataaatcctaatattaaaaaattcaatCCCCGGCAACTGCGCCaaaacttgaccgacgatttcggttaggaataaatctagcaagcggactaggtcaagtaatagtatttggagatgagtccTGTATCGTACCCATAGAGATTcatgtttaattactagaatgtgaattatttttcctaatttaggctaataaaattcaaatgatgggagataaattaattaaaactaaataacacaatttaaataaaataactaaagcaaaaaatccaaataattaagttagacgaaaattcaaattatttaaaaacgactaAGGCGCATAACGGTACCGACACGACttataatctacgtgtcaaattcatattcgttaaattaattatttaattaaagacggaattcccaaaattatttattaaatgattcctcgaattaataaacctaattaaatctaacagtccaattattcctaactgaatttaattagattcaaccgcattagatcgctgtgaaatttcagtttttcaacctaaagtcgcacactgaaattgaatactatttctagtcaacttaaccatgtgttgattgatgtgtgaagcaaatattaatctatcgccttccggttttagattaaccaacaaatattcaatttaattggccagattaaaagaacacgtgataaacgacattaatcaatgaataaaataaataatctaattgaattagactcaaaaaatcaaaaaataatatgtctcggccctctcatggccttagtctataaaaatctactccataaacttaaaataaaagtcaaactcagtgtttaaattcaatgaagaaaacatagttaagaaagaaggaaaaaattCTCAGTGATTTGTAgcgtgtgtgaggaattcctcTAGCTTttgtcttctttttttttttctcttctctTCCTTCTTCCTCGCTAGTGCTACTTCACAGTAGCTTCTGTTCCTTTCTTCCGCGGTCTTCTGCGCTTCTTTCTTCCTGTACGTTCTGTTCTTACGGCTGCTCTTTGTACGCTTCTTTTATCCTTATCAATGGGCCTCTTCCTCCAAATCTTTTTTTAAGGCCCATCTCAAATAAAAGAAAGTGTAGATAAGATGTTTATCAATATTTACatagatttttcaagatttcaatatcatcaaggaataaaaatattttatttcctttctttagatattttttctttgaagtcttgtaaattcatcttttattccaaatttaatcatttttctcttttattcaaatctacaattattaatttaattaagcacataattaaggataaaaatattagataagggcaaatattattaaatcaaatccctaaaatttttttaagattttgccTTATCAGGGATTTTTTAGAAGTAAGATAAATTGGGGAAGATGAAGCCCGGAGTCCCTAGTCGTGAACATGGGGTTTTTAGAAGTGTGCTAGTATGTTTTGCAGCGGGATACTTGATTCTTGGAGATTGGGAAATTAGTAACAGGATTGACTGAATTCGATCTGATGTCAAGTTCTGGCTTTGATTTACTTCGTggctttttttaattttaagttgtaAGCATAGGAAAGTTAGAGATCCATAGCTCTTTGAAGAAAAGGTATAAGAAAGACAAAGATTTATCATTTCTCTGTGATTTATAAAAAATGGGATTGATGGAGTTGCATAAGATATTCTTTTAGACTTATTTATGTGaagttgttgttttttttttattagaaactaaattttattaaagtAATATTGTAGTAAGTTTGCAAGGCAAGTGGATGAGCCATCCACAAAATACCACATCTACCTACAACCAGTATTCGTTCAGCAGAAAATATAACACCAATCCCTAACTAGATCCGAAATAAGGAAATCCGAAACATCGGTACATTAATCGTCCACGTCGCCACCCTGAATCTGATATTCTCCCATACGTCATCTCTCGATTCTTCTTTGTCACTGAATATTCTATTATTGCGCTCCAACCAAATCGACCAAAAGACACAGTGGACTATTATGCACCAGAAATCTTTAAGCCCCTTTCCTGTGAGAGATCCATGCTCCAAAATAAACATGTCTcttgatgatgcaggaaataTCCACTCGAATCCGAAGTGTTGCATTACCTTTGTCCAGATACTCGTCGTGAAAGCACAGTGAAGCAAAATATGATCCTGATTCTCCATGTTTTTCTTGCACAAGTAGCACCACTGTGGGTTCAAGGCATGATCCGGCCTTCTTCTCTGTAAGTTGTCACAAGTTTTCAATTTTCCCAAAGCCACTATCAAGGAAAATACCTTCACTTTTTGTGGGATAGGGAATTTCCATATGTTATAATAGTAAGGAAATATAGGGTTAGTACTACTCGGAAAGAATGATGAGTAAAAAGAACTGACAGAGAAAACACCGGATGAGTCCCCTAACCAAACCCTGACATCCCCAGAATCCACACTCAGAGATACTGATTCTAATACCCCTAAAAGAGCAGTGTATTCTTCCAACTCGATTTCATTCAACCCTCTCCTAAACCTAACCTCCCACGAAATGACCGAATTACCTTGAGTACTCAACACCGAGAAGAAATGAGAAATAGATTTGTTTTTGTTCGAAGATAGTAAATAAATGTGATGAAAAACAACTTGGAAAGACTATAAACCCACCCACCTATCCTCCCAAAACCTAATGATATTCCCCCCTTAAGCATCGTACCAATGAGAAGTTGACAAGTCGAATGGGAGCGAGAAATAAACTTCCAAGGCTTCTGAAAGTCGAGTTCCTTGCCACCCTTACGTCCCATCCATTTTCATGAAATCCATAGATGTTTCCCACAACTTTTTTCCAAAGAGAGTTTTCTTCCACAGCGCATCTCCATCACCATTTCCCTAACAGTGCCTTATTTCTCAGACGAATACTCCCCAATCCTAGTCCTCCCCTGTCTATCGGTTTACACACCTGATCCCAATTAACAACGTGGTAATGCGTTTCTCCATCAGCTCCATCCCATAGGAAATTCCTCATCAATGCTTCCAATTGTTTTGCCACTGAGGTCGGGACCTTGAAAATGGACATGAAATAAGTAGGCAATGCACTGAGGACTGATTTGATCAAAGTCAGTCGTCCTCCCCTAGATAAGTAAGCCTTTTTCCAACTTGCCAATTTAGTTGACATCTTGGAAATCACCGGAGCCCAAAACTCCAATTTCGTCAGATTTCCACCCAATGGTACCCCGAGGTATTTGATTGGCCATTGTTCTTGTTTGCATCCAATTGCAGACGCTAAACCGTCAACCTCATCATCCATACGATTCAGCCCGAGCACAATACTTTTTTCGAAATTGATTTTGAGTCCGGATTTAGAGCAGAAGAGTTTAAGCAGTTCGACTACCGCAAGCATATGCCTATCGGATTGGACTAGGAACAGGGTATCGTCTGCGAATTGAATGTGTGAAACTTCCCTTTTGTCTCTCCCTACCACAAGTCCTCTCACATCATTTGCCGCTCTTGCCAAATCAACAAATTCCCAGCCCATCAATCACTAAATTAAACAGAAGTGGTGATAATGGATCACCTTGTTTAAGACCCCTTTCTCCCTTGAACTTTCCCCTCGGTCTTCCATTGATGAGAACTGAGTAAGAAACGTTACTAACACAGCCCTTCATCCATTTCCTCCATTTTTCCCCGAAGCCCTTTTTCCGAAGTACGAAATCTAAAAATCTCCAATCCATATTATCATAAGCTTTTTCCTAGTCTATTTTCAGAACCCagccttttttcttttttcttctatACTCCTCCACCACCTCGTTTGCAATGAGACAACAATTAATTATCTGTCTACCTTGGATGAATGCACATTGATTTTCCACCACTGTTTTGCTCATCACCTTTTTCAATCTATTCTTCAAGACCTTAGCCAAAATTTTGTACAAACTTGTAATTAGGCTAATTGGTCTAAAATCTCTTAGCCTCGCTGCTTCTTGTTTT
This window of the Primulina tabacum isolate GXHZ01 chromosome 12, ASM2559414v2, whole genome shotgun sequence genome carries:
- the LOC142520298 gene encoding uncharacterized protein LOC142520298, giving the protein MDDEVDGLASAIGCKQEQWPIKYLGVPLGGNLTKLEFWAPVISKMSTKLASWKKAYLSRGGRLTLIKSVLSALPTYFMSIFKVPTSVAKQLEALMRNFLWDGADGETHYHVVNWDQVRFRRGLNEIELEEYTALLGVLESVSLSVDSGDVRVWLGDSSGVFSVSSFYSSFFPSSTNPIFPYYYNIWKFPIPQKVKVFSLIVALGKLKTCDNLQRRRPDHALNPQWCYLCKKNMENQDHILLHCAFTTSIWTKERGLKISGA